ATTAGCATTAGAAGTCGTAGAGATTCGTGATTAAACTCATTGTCAGCCAAAATCCAGCTCACCATACATTTTAACTGTTCCGCCAGGTATTAATCCGCCTATAACGGTGATCGAAGAGAAGAATGGTATTACCGTCGTGCTTCATTTTGCTCGAGACAATCCGAGGCAAGACGTGTTTGTCGTAGTAATTACGACGATGAGCACAAATTTGAAACCACTTGGCAATTACTTGTTTCAAGCAGTAGTGCCAAAAGTAAGTACATTTCTCATCTTTGGATCTGTAAAATGTGAAATATCTATTCCATCGTTTGATATCAATTAACCCGATAGAGATGGGGCATAAAATCCTCTGTATTTGAATCCGTAGATGTGTAAATGTAGACTTCAACCACCTTCTGGAACTGAATTACCTGGCCATAATCCATTTCTTCCTCCGGCAGCAATCACTCAGATTATGCTGATTGCCAATCCGAACAAGGTAAAGCAAGAAAGAAAATTTCcttctaaatttcttttaccATACTCGATTAaactttaaacattaatttaaGAATGAACTTGTTTGACAGGAAACTGTGTCATTAAAGTTCATGTTAAGTTATACAATGGACGACGAGACTTTTACAGAAATGGGAGAAGTAGAAAGGTTGCCTTTGCTTTGAAGAATGTTTCTCGCGAGTCGTAACAGTTACTTACACTACTTACAGTAGTCGTTTTAATGAGTATGCTTAACAAGTTGATACTTGAAACACTTGAAAAGGAGACGTATAGTTTTTCAAGATTGGGACATGGGAATGGTTCCGGATGGAATTGGAATTACACGAGAAATTGGACGATAAATAGTTATTTCCATTTTAAGTTTCTTATTTACTAAGCACATTCGAAGACGAAGGTAACGTTAAGCGGGCATTTATAAATCCTTTTTGTGATCTACATACACGCTTGAAAATGTGTGAAGCTATTTTAAGAGCGGAACTTGTATCTAATGAAATGTAAGAGGTTGGTTGATAAAAAAGGTTGCCACGTCGTacgcaataaaataaaagtaaggaGAGACAAGGGTTCAGGCCCATATCCTTTTCAAACATTATGCCACATGAGAATTTAATACGTTTAAGAAACGGAAAGGACCTCGTCGCGAAACGCAAGCGCCGTAACAGCTTTCTGATGGCCCTGATATTCTCGTTCGACGGTTCCTGTTGATACATTCCACAGCCTTGCAACGCCATCAGACGAAGCTGAATCGTGTAAAAATGTTGGAGTTGAACAGTAAACAGCCAAGATGAGGAATAACGAGTACTAAAAAATGAGAGTGTAGCGTTGTTACCGGTGAATATATATTGCGAGTCCGCACTGAACGCAGCATCCCAAACCcatcttttcgcttcatgttgaAGCACTTGTACTTCCGAGAAATCTGTCGTTTTCCAAACCCGGGCCGTCTGATCGGCGGACGTAGTTACTAATAGTCTGTGAAAGATGAATTATGATTCCTGAACAAGAGTTCTATTAATAATGTATGTATCGCGTGGCACAGGACTGATACCGTATGCTTACGTAGAGTCAGGACTGAACTTGCATCGAAGGGCATAACGTTTATGCGCTGATAGTTTATGCCGAGGGTTGAGACGTGTGGGCTCTTCACCCACACCACCGGTCAGCGTCCATATATAGCAATTACCTTTGTTATTCACCGCCGCCATATACGTACCATCCTGATCGATTGCTATATCTTGTACAGATGCTTCGGCCTCTGGTATCTTTGAACAAGAAgtcattactttcataagcTCTTTTTACTTAATTTATACTTATCGTTGTAACGACATCGATCGAGATTTTCAAGCTATTAAACTCTGTAGACTCCTATACCAGCTGTTCATTATGATCGGAACGTAGGTCCCATAGATGTATGACGCCACTCTGATCGCCGACAATAAGTTCTGCTTGATTAGGATGCAAGCATACGCAATTCACAGGAGCTGATACTTGAAATATCCTTTGGCATTGAAAGCTACTCGACCTGTATTATCATCAATCTTTTTACGGACATATGCGCATATGGTAATAAATTAGCACGATGTTATACAGAATATATTCTACCTCGTACCTACCTGAGATCCCAAATACGAGCAGAACAATCCTCGCCACCAGTGTACATCCATGTTCCATCTTCCTAAGCATAATAAAAAGTAGCAATACGTAGATACATCATTCAAGTATACACATACGCCATTACAATGTCAAATTATCATTATACGAGACCTGAAAACCCAAGCCTGTAATGTTCTTTGATACTCCTTCGTAATTGATAACTGGGTTTGGATTATTAGAGACTAGATCGTACATTCTTATATGTTGATATCCAGCAGCAGCTATTACATATTTATCTGGAGTAATGTCCAAAGCATTAACTTGCTAAAAAATAAGGgaataaagaaaagtttttctTGGAAACAAGGcactaaaattaaaaacattaaaattaaaggaatacCGAATCTGTGTGCTCTGCGGTACGCTGACAAACTCCTGTGTGAGGTTGCCATATTTTGATCGTATGATCATAACCACCTGTTACAAGGATAACCTGTTCGTTACCATTACTACCATCCACGGTCATTGCTGAAGATGCAAAAGTAACAGAGGTCTATTTGTAACTCCTTGTATGAACCCCTGTATAGCTAGTAGGTATTCTCGCCTTATTTTCTATgtctttgtctttcttttcattGTCAACATTCACAGAGCTCGTATATGCTtgtatgtaagtacatacatacggGCGCCGAGAAActgaaaagatttttttcaacGGTTAGTGACAGTTAATCGACTGCTACCGCGGGTACAACGTGGTGCAACCAGCAACGTGCACTCTCTCGCCCCTTACTACACTTGAAACTCCCCACGCATTCGTATATGCAGAGTTACTTACTGTTGAGTGATGCGCTTATGCATGCAAGATGCGCATCATTACCGCAATTTCATTGAATAGTATTCCTCAGAACTCATATTCATGTAAATCATGTATAACACTGATTACTGTCCATCCACGGTCCACGTCCCGTCCAGTGACATCCACACAACTGACTTGCCGGGAAATGGGTTAGGTTAGGTGCCAGGTGTTCAAACATCCATGAGCCAAATGTTCATCATCCTTGACCCCTCTATCATATATACGTATTCGTACAtgacagacacacacacacaaaacgCGTAGGCATGTGGCGTGGAATGAAGGGATTAAGGGAAAGTGGAAGAAAGCGTTCAATGATATGTTCCGGAGTTTATATTAGGTTAGATTGGGTTAGATAGCACTGGATCAGTATACCTATATGTTACAGTGTATTGTTAATTATTACGTGAAAGtacagtaattttattttaaaggagTATGTAATATGAGCGTCTATTGCTTCCATTTTCTTCATTAATATTGAAGATATCAACTGCTAGATTTGTAACGTCAGAGTTCagctgaaaataaatattaggtACATACAATACTGTATGTATGAGTTTGAATAAGTATTAACTTGTTAAATAGGtacaaattttcttcgaaatctATTCATGCGAAAAAAGCGATTCCAACAGTCGGTAATCTTTGAATGCTACTTACAATGCTGTTCTACACTCTACGCGCTGCTACGAGTATGTATGTGTATTCGGGATTTTATATACGCATATAAGACTGCATGCACTTGCGAAGAAACAAATCTTTCGTATAAAAGTACAACTAGAAatcgtttatttaaatttacaagTAATTAAACAAATCCTAATCCAAGTTAACATCGTTCCTTGGATATTATGATTACAAGCGATGGTTATTCTGTTAACATCAACTGAAATTCAAGAAATTTCGATGGATCTTCAAGTTTGTTGGAATGGCAGCACATATAACATATAACAGTACACGTAGTTTACACTTTACATTCTTTACAGTAATACACCCGAATGTTTGTCAACTTACAGAACAGAAATATTTTGTGAATATCGTTAATCGGTCAGCATGTAATGTACTTACATTCACAGACGCAAAGAAAATTGCAGTGAAATTTTCCTCTCAAATCAGAATAAGAATTTTACTgacataaaaagaaaaaagaatacagATAAACCCGAATTGTCGCGTACAAAGAGATCATACGGATGAAATTAAAACAAGGATCGATCGTACGCCACGTAACTTGAATATATTCGCGTTTCCGCCATTACGCCAATTCCATAATCCCTCTTGTTCAATTTCCATTCGCGCCCATTGAACATGTCATttgtaggtacatacatacatacgctaCTTTAACGATACTACGCTACCGGTGGAATCTTACATTAATACCACGTTTCGTACATACAAAGAAACTGAGCGTTGAGTGAAACATGGATAGAAATTAATAACCAAAATGAATGAACTTGGATATTTATGATACATGATCGCacatatgtatgcatgtatgtatgtatatgcgaTCGATCACAAGTAGGATCGCATGTTGCGACGTACACACATACACGAAATGCGCCAATGTTCTGTGTTTGTGATAAAACATTAAATGAAGGATGAAATGTTGCTTTCTTAAAAGTGATATTTACAAATGATTTACAGAATATGTTACAGTCTTTTCTTTGGTAAAGATCCAAAAGCCGATATTACCGTAGCTTTGGTACCAGTCGCAGATGACGTTAAAGTGGTAAGAGTTGGTTGAGACAACAAAACTGTAGGCTTTACCGAGGCAGTGGCTCCTGTCGCCACTTGATCCCATTTACTCTTCCTCTTCTTAGCATCGTCTTCGATCGTGCTAGAACTATTGGGTCGTTTAGCTGTACCAGAAACAATCTCGATCTTTGTCTTCTCCTTTCTAGCTTTCTCAAGTTTATCCATTTCTGCCTTCTGAACCTTAGCGAGCTCCTCGTAATAAGAATCTTTACCCCATTTGAATGGATCGAATCTGTCCGGAGGGTAATTGGTGCCCAATTCGTTGATGCTACAAAACTGAATGAGTTTTTCATAAATGGATGGATTTCTGAAATCCTTTCGTTGTTGTATAACTTTGTTCATATCCAAACCGCCGCTCTCCATTTTCCTAAAAAGTTTTGTTATCTTCTCTTGTAACTCGACGGGACACTGTCCTGGTGGTTCTGGTGGTATAGTCACGCCGTAGGGATCGACTTCACTATCTGAAACTAATTCTCCTTGACAAGAGGGAGAGCGTTCCGTAATCGAGGAGGGCCTTCCATTTTCAGAAGGCTGCCCATCGATTGGTGCTTGCAGCACTCCCTCGTCATCGGAGACTATTGTGTCATCAAAGTACGAAACCAATCTCTGCACCTTGGACGTCACGTCTGTCACTAAGGTGGGCGCGTTCGACAAATCGTTACTAGACTTGCCGCCGACGCTGGGAACAACGACGGGACTATTTGAGGCTGATCTGCCAGATTTGGGACTGGTGAAAGCCTGGGGCTGACCGACTTGGGCATTATGCGGGGCGGCCCCCTGGGGAGTGTTCGAATTCTCCTGAAGGTCGTCTTCCACCCCGTCTTCGCCCTCCGAGTCGGTATAGGTGGCCGTGAGAGATGCCAGAGCAACACTTTGTACAGACATGGTTAGTTGGCTTTGAGTGTCCGCCGTACTACCAAGCAATATTTTGTGTTGGAACTCACCGATCTAGCGTCGAGTTGTACGCCTTTTAGTTGTAGGGCTTTTATGTATGTAAATATGCCTTATATATCGACTACAAACTGCCCCAATCTCTCTTTGGAATGTTATTATTACTATACCGTATCTGAAACAAACGGAATTACAAATATGCGGTTCCTCCCTTAACTCTAATCTCATTAACATTATCTTGTTCACTTTTCGTGACAGAACAAGCCAAGGAAGGAcggaagaaagagagaaagacggACGATGGAGGAAAGTAGCGAGTGTTCCGCGCACCCGGATCTGTGTATATTGTCTTTCGCTTCTCGAATAGGTCAGATTTCTACCAGTTTTATCTGTACTATCATACCAATCAAGCGAATCACCGGTTTCTTCTCTAATAAAGCTATTCTACGTGATTTACGGTCAATTGACAAGCACATCAGGTTATGTCAGTTCTTACCGAAACTCTGCGTCATAAACAGTACTAACCTGACTATTCGAATCCACGGTTACCCTGACTACACTATACCTGACTTTCCGTTCATTGCGATAAACGAACAAGACATTAGTCGTGCATCGATTACCCTTCCTTTAAACCCAACAACTTGAATTCTCTTCAATTCTCTTGAATTCTATCGATGCAAACCAATGCATACCGTGGCGTATTCATTCTAACTTGCTAGATTTTTCTTTACGAATTCACTGACGCGCCTGCGCGACGCACTACAGCCATGCTCGAAAGATTAAACTTGAGAAACAAGCATAATTCCCGTTCATTCCCCTTTTTtccacttcttcttcttcgttttttttcatCCCTTTGTTATTGCAAGTATGTACGCATGCAAGTATGTACGCATGTGTGTATGTAAGTATGTATGCGTGTACGTAagtatgtatgtgtatgtaagtatgtatgtgtatgtaagtatgtatgtgtatgtaagtatgtatgtgtgtatgtaaGTGTGTATGTGCCCACCTACTAACTCCTATTTCTAATACTTATGTTTCTTCCTATTATACAAACCATGAACTTACGTTAGTGTCTCGTGTCACGTTTCAATTACCCACTCATATCCACTGTCAATTAGGCAGACAGTCCAAAACAGTCCAAGGCAATCTTCGTCCTTTCGTCTTCGCATCGAATTCTTATCGAAAGGTGTCGAAAGGACTGAAAAGggctcgaaactcgaaacttggTAACCACCGACTAGGTACAAAATAGACAGAACATGAAATGTTTATTTCCGTCGCCCGACTTTGGACTTGATCATGACTTTAAAATAAGCTAAAGCTCCAGAATTTAAAACCAAACGAGACACGTACACCATAACATTAATtcgttcataatttttttgtgtgTATAAATTCTTACCGCTATTATAATTTGAATTCCTCCTTATTTCATGCTAAGCCGTTAACGTTGGACGtgacacagaaatggtaatggTGAATGTAAATTTTTGGCACACGGATTGGGGGTTAgaattactactactactactactaattgtaagttacgGTTACGAAAAATGCAAATGTGAATCGACCCGGATCCACACTATGAACTAGGTAGGTAGTATACGCGGGCGGCGGGGTTATTGTTTTTACTTTTACTAACTTTACCGACTTTAATAATTCAGTTGTATTTGTTACCAGTGTCACCGTTCTTAAATATAGAGTGCGCGGCAAAAtcagttttcaaaaaatttttcacaAAGTCGGTATGTCGGTATCTGAATCGTGTGACACGAACCGGCACGACCGCGTGAGTCGTGTGACAGGTCTATTCCTACATATTGCTCATGCTGTGGTCACACGTTGTTACACATTGTTTTGTATTGTTTGCACATTGTTACACCACAGACGTGGATACTTCGTCGATGGTTACACGTTGCCACAAGTCGCGTGCCGGTAGCAGCCGGTAGTGCTGCATGTCGATAAACGTCAGTTTACGAAGTTTACGGGTTTTACGGTAAGCGGTGACTGGTGAGTTGGAAGGTTTGCCGTCTTTTACTCGCTCCAACTCGCTCTTAGCAGCTCTCAGGAACGAGCCACGTGGGATTTGGCACAAGTCGAATAAACGTTAATCATGGTACTGGATTTGGATCTTTTTCGGAAGGATAAAGGCTTTGATCCGGATAAAATACAAGAGAACCAAAAGAAACGTTTCAAAGATGTAGATCTAGTGAAGACGGTGATAGAAATGGATAAAGTGTGGCGTCAACTGCGACATAAAGCTGACaatttcaataaattgaaaaatgtatgcAGCAAAGAAATTGGAGAGAGAATGAAGAGAAAAGAAGCAGTGGGCAGTGACGATACCATTCCGAAAGATATTCTTGAAAGTTTAGAAAATTTAGTACTCGATAACCTGAAATCATTGACGGTCACGCAGATTAAAGCTGTTCGTAGTTCTATCGATGATGCAATTCGTGAGAACGACAAACGTCTAATCTCTACCGAATTAGATAGAAACCGTGCTCTCAAAGAAATAGGAAACTTTTTACACGACTCTGTACCAATTAgcaacgacgaagaggaaaatAAGGTATACAATCGACTGTCGAGTCCGGGGTACTATCTACggacattatatatatatatatatagacttGTATATATTCCCTTGATTTCTAGGTTGAAAGAATTTATGGAGATTGTACACAACGGAAAAGATACTCTCACGTCGACTTGATACACATGATCGATGGATTGGACGGGGAACGTGGTACTAACGTTTCTGGCGGACGTGGTTACTTCCTAGTAGGGCCAGCTGTTTTCCTGCAGCATGCTCTGGTGCAATTTGCTCTTAGGCAGTTGTTTTCAAAAGGATACAAACCGCTTTATACGCCTTTCTTTATGCGTAAAGATGCTATGCAAGAAGTAGCACAGTTATCTCAATTTGACGAGGAACTGTACAAGGTAGAAAATTGATAGATTACATCAATTGCACGCACTTGAAACAGTATCAAATCTTTATTTTCGATTAGGTGATTGGCAAAGGCAGCGAACGCAACGATGACAAAGAAATCGAGGAAAAGTACTTGATCGCTACATCTGAACAACCAATAGCTGCATTTCATAGAAACGAATGGATTCCCGAGAATGCTCTACCGATTAAGTATGCTGGTCTATCGACATGTTTCAGGCAAGAAGTTGGATCTCATGGACGCGATACCAGAGGGATTTTTAGAGTCCATCAATTCGAGAAGGTAACTGGGACTGTGGGACTGTATTTTTTACAAACCAaacttttatttagcttcacttgtaAGTTAGTTCATTAGTTTGTGAGGATggaatcttgtaagctaattttgacccacttacACAtgtccgatcgacttgaaatttggcatacatacgtagttccgatgacaatacaatattttcatgtCTCCAACCTGATTATGGAATCAGGAAAGCAGATAAAGGGttattctctcgctagagtctTCCAAGGCAATGCcgccgataagccgtgcctcgatgggtttcgaggaattcgaccctcgagaccagggggccATATAATGTTGCCCTCTGAGAAATGAcaaatcgaaaattctgcatttctcatcggatcttggcgaaagggGTGTCAATCGATTCCTCATGTTTTCTCGATGAAAAGGATCCAAAAACAACATAAATCGGATCGCAATTaaggaaatttcataaaaaatgatttccataacttcgttaaaaatagtccgatttacatgacatacTGGTATGAGTTctatcgggaaaacataaggaatcgattgacacCACTTTCGCCAAGATACGATGAGAAATACAGAATTTTCGATTCGTCACTTCTTAGAGGGCAACATTATATGGGCTCCCTGGT
This region of Andrena cerasifolii isolate SP2316 chromosome 4, iyAndCera1_principal, whole genome shotgun sequence genomic DNA includes:
- the Lst8 gene encoding MTOR associated protein, LST8, translated to MTVDGSNGNEQVILVTGGYDHTIKIWQPHTGVCQRTAEHTDSQVNALDITPDKYVIAAAGYQHIRMYDLVSNNPNPVINYEGVSKNITGLGFQEDGTWMYTGGEDCSARIWDLRSSSFQCQRIFQVSAPVNCVCLHPNQAELIVGDQSGVIHLWDLRSDHNEQLIPEAEASVQDIAIDQDGTYMAAVNNKGNCYIWTLTGGVGEEPTRLNPRHKLSAHKRYALRCKFSPDSTLLVTTSADQTARVWKTTDFSEVQVLQHEAKRWVWDAAFSADSQYIFTASSDGVARLWNVSTGTVEREYQGHQKAVTALAFRDEVLSVS
- the LOC143368270 gene encoding SAP30-binding protein, yielding MSVQSVALASLTATYTDSEGEDGVEDDLQENSNTPQGAAPHNAQVGQPQAFTSPKSGRSASNSPVVVPSVGGKSSNDLSNAPTLVTDVTSKVQRLVSYFDDTIVSDDEGVLQAPIDGQPSENGRPSSITERSPSCQGELVSDSEVDPYGVTIPPEPPGQCPVELQEKITKLFRKMESGGLDMNKVIQQRKDFRNPSIYEKLIQFCSINELGTNYPPDRFDPFKWGKDSYYEELAKVQKAEMDKLEKARKEKTKIEIVSGTAKRPNSSSTIEDDAKKRKSKWDQVATGATASVKPTVLLSQPTLTTLTSSATGTKATVISAFGSLPKKRL
- the Serrs gene encoding seryl-tRNA synthetase: MVLDLDLFRKDKGFDPDKIQENQKKRFKDVDLVKTVIEMDKVWRQLRHKADNFNKLKNVCSKEIGERMKRKEAVGSDDTIPKDILESLENLVLDNLKSLTVTQIKAVRSSIDDAIRENDKRLISTELDRNRALKEIGNFLHDSVPISNDEEENKVERIYGDCTQRKRYSHVDLIHMIDGLDGERGTNVSGGRGYFLVGPAVFLQHALVQFALRQLFSKGYKPLYTPFFMRKDAMQEVAQLSQFDEELYKVIGKGSERNDDKEIEEKYLIATSEQPIAAFHRNEWIPENALPIKYAGLSTCFRQEVGSHGRDTRGIFRVHQFEKVEQFCLTSPYDNKSWQMMEEMICNAEEFYKALEIPYRIVNIVSGALNNAASKKLDLEAWFPGSGAFRELVSCSNCLDYQARRLLVRYGQTKKMNASTDYVHMLNATMCAVTRVICAILEVHQTDTGIKVPKVLAQFLPAEYEDEIPFVKPAPIEEIEIRKQKKQKEPKEVILT